A genomic window from Candidatus Andeanibacterium colombiense includes:
- a CDS encoding transglycosylase domain-containing protein: MATMSDRPGLFSRLFGRTKPELEPEPQRHIHDEEAWLSPLYERDAQDESDFPPTPPQHPHLYPPFAVAGETLPLPPAPKKHTRGWWISRGIAAFLFLFILIVGWLLVTAPLSKSLQPIAPPEITLLAADGTPIARNGAVVAAPVEVKKLPPHVVDAFIAIEDRRFYSHWGIDPRGIARAVWSNITRGKTQGGSTITQQLAKFTFLTPEQNLGRKAREALIALWLEAWLTKDQILERYLSNAYFGDNCYGLRAASMHYFYRQPEKLRPEQAAMLAGMLKAPSAYAPTQHPQAAEKRMRVVLQTMVETGYLTQAEIDRMPTPHVDVREAGDDLPTGTYFADWALPQARRLSEVGYSRQTITTTLDSRLQAAARNAINRAALGKAQVALVAMRPNGEVVAMIGGKDYEKSPFNRATQARRQPGSTFKLFVYLAALEKGWRPDDTIDNSQITTGSYRPSNASGNYSPTITLEDAFARSSNVAAVRLLRDVGDDAVIRVARKLGVASPLAEGDPSLALGTSTMTLMELTAAYAGVAANEFPAQPRAFTAEEPGWFDWLWSSKSSLSSREHDDMEDLLRGAINHGTGRAAMLNVANFGKTGTTQDNRDALFIGYAGGLVVGVWIGNDDNTPLGNVHGGSVPARIWRDFMAQALGSKAVPGPSRPSPSPNPSGPIVPLDIPNLDDLPLGDTKLKLDPNGASITTSIDGKPVDVRIDQNGLRLEPSPKPSAQLQGAAP; this comes from the coding sequence ATGGCGACGATGTCGGATCGACCGGGTCTTTTCAGCAGGCTGTTCGGCAGGACCAAGCCGGAGCTCGAGCCCGAGCCGCAGCGGCATATCCATGACGAGGAAGCCTGGCTCTCGCCGCTTTATGAGCGCGACGCACAGGACGAAAGCGACTTCCCGCCGACACCTCCGCAGCACCCGCATCTCTATCCGCCGTTCGCGGTTGCAGGCGAGACCCTGCCGCTTCCGCCCGCGCCGAAGAAGCACACCCGTGGCTGGTGGATCAGCCGGGGCATCGCGGCGTTCTTGTTCCTGTTCATCCTGATTGTCGGCTGGCTGCTGGTCACCGCGCCGCTTTCGAAATCGCTCCAGCCGATCGCGCCGCCGGAGATCACCTTGCTCGCCGCGGACGGCACGCCGATCGCGCGCAACGGGGCGGTGGTGGCCGCGCCGGTCGAGGTGAAAAAGTTGCCGCCGCACGTGGTCGATGCGTTCATCGCGATCGAGGACCGGCGGTTCTACAGCCACTGGGGGATCGATCCGCGCGGGATCGCGCGCGCGGTGTGGAGCAACATCACCCGCGGCAAGACGCAGGGCGGCAGCACGATCACGCAGCAGCTCGCCAAGTTCACCTTCCTCACGCCCGAGCAGAACCTCGGCCGCAAGGCGCGCGAGGCGCTGATCGCGCTGTGGCTGGAGGCATGGCTGACGAAGGACCAGATCCTCGAACGCTATCTCTCCAACGCCTATTTCGGTGACAATTGCTACGGTTTGCGCGCCGCCTCGATGCATTATTTCTACCGCCAGCCGGAGAAATTGCGGCCCGAGCAGGCGGCGATGCTGGCGGGAATGCTCAAGGCCCCTTCGGCCTACGCGCCGACCCAGCATCCGCAGGCGGCCGAGAAGCGCATGCGGGTGGTGCTGCAGACGATGGTCGAGACCGGCTATCTCACGCAGGCCGAGATCGACCGCATGCCCACGCCCCATGTCGATGTGCGCGAGGCGGGCGACGATCTTCCGACCGGCACCTATTTCGCCGACTGGGCGCTGCCGCAGGCGCGCCGGCTGAGCGAGGTCGGCTATTCCCGCCAGACGATCACCACGACGCTCGATTCCCGCCTGCAGGCGGCCGCGCGCAACGCGATCAATCGCGCGGCGCTGGGCAAGGCGCAGGTCGCGCTGGTCGCGATGCGCCCGAACGGCGAAGTGGTCGCGATGATCGGCGGCAAGGATTACGAGAAGTCGCCGTTCAACCGCGCGACCCAGGCCCGCCGCCAGCCGGGTTCGACCTTCAAACTGTTCGTCTATCTCGCCGCGCTGGAGAAGGGCTGGCGGCCTGACGACACGATCGACAACAGCCAGATCACCACCGGGTCCTATCGCCCGTCCAACGCCAGCGGGAATTACTCGCCGACGATCACGCTGGAAGACGCCTTTGCCCGGTCGAGCAATGTCGCGGCGGTGCGGCTGCTGCGCGATGTGGGCGACGATGCGGTGATCCGCGTGGCGCGCAAGCTCGGGGTTGCCTCGCCGCTGGCCGAGGGCGATCCGAGCCTCGCACTCGGCACTTCGACGATGACCCTGATGGAGCTGACCGCGGCCTATGCCGGGGTCGCCGCGAATGAATTCCCGGCCCAGCCGCGCGCTTTCACCGCGGAAGAACCCGGCTGGTTCGACTGGCTGTGGAGTTCGAAGAGCAGCCTCTCCAGCCGCGAGCATGACGATATGGAGGATCTGCTGCGCGGCGCGATCAACCACGGCACCGGCCGCGCGGCGATGCTCAACGTCGCCAATTTCGGCAAGACCGGGACGACCCAGGACAACCGCGACGCGCTGTTCATCGGCTATGCCGGCGGGCTGGTGGTCGGGGTGTGGATCGGCAATGACGACAATACTCCGCTGGGCAACGTCCACGGCGGCAGCGTCCCGGCGCGCATCTGGCGCGATTTCATGGCGCAGGCGCTGGGCAGCAAGGCCGTTCCGGGCCCCTCGCGGCCGAGCCCGTCGCCCAACCCGAGCGGCCCGATCGTGCCGCTCGACATTCCCAATCTGGACGATCTTCCGCTGGGCGACACCAAGCTCAAGCTCGATCCGAACGGCGCCTCGATCACTACCTCGATCGACGGCAAGCCGGTTGATGTGCGGATCGACCAGAACGGGCTGCGGCTGGAGCCGAGCCCCAAGCCGAGTGCGCAACTGCAGGGGGCGGCGCCTTAA